GCACCAATATCCGGAGCAAAATCATGATATTCACTTTCATCCAGATCAAGATAGACAATACCGTCATATTCAAAGTAAGCCGTCCCGACATTGATACATGGGGAACTATCAGACAGCGAATAATCAGAAATTTCAGGATCAATAAATCCAGGCTCTGTTTCTATCACATAGCCATATTCATCATCCTCAAGAGAGTCATACACATATGAATCCTCAAAATCCTCTATATTGCAATTAAAGATCAGATAATCTACGCTATTGCCATCATAAATTGCCTCTTCTTCACAATTATAGATAATAGTATTCAGCAGTACAAGCTCACAACCATTTAGTTTTATGCCCCAACCTTCATTATCTGATATGGTGCAATTTGAGACTTGCAGAAAACTATTCATTCCACACCGAATGGCACTTTCACAGTTGCTACCTGTATTATTAGTTATTTCCGTATTACTAACTTTTACATAAGAATCATAAACAACATTAATGAAGCCACCATAAACATAGTCATTTTCTCTGATTTGGCAATGGTCTATCTCAATTTCTCCAGCATCTCTGATATAAAATACACCTCCATCACAGGAAGGATAACCCACATTATTCTCGAATAGACAATGACTAATCCTCCCATTTGCTCCATCTTCTATCCACATAACAGCTTCCGGGCAGTTTCTAATTCTGAAACCTGTAATTTCAAACCAGTTAATCTCATCATCGATTATTATACGTGATAATAGTTCAATAATTGTGGAATCAATATAACTCTCATTTCCAGTCTGATAATACAATGATCTTAAATATAGAGGTTTACCATGAAAATCAAGGGTTTCCTGATAGATACCCGGGTGAATGATCAGAGTATCACTTGCCTCTGCATAATTCATCCCCTGGCTGATTTCGCTGTGCCAGGTATTCTGAGTGATATTGTGCACCCGTTGTGAGGTTACAGTGATCAGATCAGCTTCCAGATGAAGTTCGCTGCCATTTTCATCAGTTACTTGCAATGATACGCTGTAAATTCCTTCTTGCTAGTAAATATGAATTGGATATTGCTCATAACTATCTATAATACCGTCATTCTCAAAATCCCACTGCCACTCTACTATTTCTCCAGTAGAATAATCCTGAAACTGCAGCGGACTTCCAGCGCACACATTATCTTCCTCCACATAGAAATAAGCATGCAAGGGGGCTGATATTTCACTTTCATGATACCCACGGTCAGGACGCAAGCCATTATAATCCTCTATACTAAAGCTTATGCCGCCATAGTGTTCTACCGGCAACCAGCCCACATCTTCCTGATATTCAAATTCAGCCAAACCTGTATCGATACCCGGCGAACCGACTCCCAGGCTGTAATCTTCTGCCAATTGACAATCCCAGTCAGTATTCAGCATCACATCTTCTTCAGCAGCTATTTCATAATCCAGGCTGCAGGCAGCATAACGATAATGTGACCAGTCAACAGTTTCAGCAGGAACTCCATCATTGGCTACAATGCAGTTAACCAGAAATGTAAATGATAACTGGGTGCAAAATAGCGAGCCTCCCCCGTTTGTATTGTTGGCTATTGTGCAATTCCTTAACAAACAGAAAGATTCTCCGTCCAGTTTAAAAGTAGAATGGAATAAGCCATAATTTTCTGCAAACAGGCAATTATTCAGTTCTGCAAAAGTTACACCATCGATATGCGCTCCAGAATAATTACCTACAAATTCGCAATTCTCAATCAGGGGATTACTATGATAATATACTGCCAATCCCCTATATGCCTGCGTTACATTACAATTCAATACGTGAGCATCTGAGTTTGTTATAAATATACCTATGCTCCACTCCATTCCATTTCCTGTAACTGCAATATCACTTATAACCGGATCCACACCGATTACTTCTATCCCTCTTGCCTGCTCGATCATAATATGGCAATGCTCTATACGTGGGCTTGTGCCACCATGACAAGAAATCCCCACTCCTCCTTCCGGAGTCATATTTCTAATCGAAAATCCGCTAAACACTAAATTCTCCGTTTCCAGATTTTGTATGATCACAACATTCTCTAAAATACCTTCACCATCTATGATCGTACTACTGATAAAGGAAGTGTCCTCTGTTGTAAAAAACCAGGAAGCAACCAGGATTTCCTTCTCTAAAAAATCTATCCCTTCCAGATAAGTTCCAGGAGCAACCAGCAATGTGTCACCATTATTTGCCACTTCAATTCCTGCTTGAATAGATACAAATTCTCCACTGCCATCCTTCGCAATATCAATGATATTACAGTAAACTACTCCTGATAATAAAATACATAATACCCAAATTATAATTGCAATTCGCTTCATATTTGCACCTCCAGAAAATTTTAATACCATTAACCTATCTATATAATGTACTGTGTATCAATGTTTTTTTAATCTTCATTTAATAAAGAAAGAAAATAAAAAAACGTGAAAAATTGAGCAAGGATTTTATTGTAACAATATTATTTCAAGAGCAGTATCCTCCGGTTAATCTGGTCATAACTATTTTGCAGACGTAAAAAATACAAGCCGCTGGTACAGGCATTACCTGACTCATTAATCCCCTCCCAGCTAATTTCATGGCATCCTGACTTTAATTTCTCATTAAGCAGTTGTTTCACTAATTGACCTTTAATATTATAAATATTCAGTGTCACAATATCACTGGCTGGTAAAGTAAATTTAATAGTAGTCACTGGATTAAAGGGATTAGGGTAATTGATCATATTCATCCGCACAGGTGCGATGTCTTCTTCATCATTTTCCACATTAGTATTCTCATAAGCACCAATATCCGGAGCAAAACCATGATATTCACTTTCATCCAGATTCAGATAGATTGTGCCGTCATATTCAAAGTAAGCCGTCCCGGCATTGATACAGGCAGAACTATCAGTCAGCGTATAATCAAAAACCTCAGGATCAACAAATCCAGGCTCTGTTTCTATCACATAGCCATATTCATCATCATCAAGAAGTCCATACACAGATAAATCCTCAAAATCTTCTATATCACAATTAAAGATCAAAAAATCTGTACCGTAGTCATTAAAGATTGCATCATCCTCACAATTATAAATGATAGTATTCAGCAGAACAAGCTCACAATTATTCATTCTTATACCCCAACCTTCATTATCGGCAATCGTGCAATTAGTGATCTGCAAAAAACTGCTGCTTCCGCATTTGATGGCACTCTCACAATTAATCCCCGTATTCTGAGTTATTTCCGTATTACTGACTTTCACCTGAGAATCACTAACAACATTTATGAATTCGCCATAAGTATATTCATTTTCTCTGATTTGGCAATGGTCTATCTCAATTTCTCCAGCATCCCTGATATAAAATACACCTCCATCAGTGGCAAAATAACCCCCATTATTCTCGAATAGACAATGACTAATCCTCCCATTTGCTCCATCTCGAATCCACATAACGGCTTCCGGGCAGTTTCTAATTCTGAAACCTGTTATTTCAAACCAGTTGATCTCATCATCGATTATTATTCGTGATAATGGCTCAATAATTGTGGAATCAATATAACTTTCATCCCCAGTCTCAGAATATAATGATCTTAAATATAGTGGTTTACCCTGAAAATCAAGCACCTCCTGATAAATACCCGGGTGGATGATCAAAGTGTCTCCTGCCTCTGCATAATTCATACCCTGGCTTATTTCGCTGTGCCAGGTATTCTGACTGATATTGTGCACCCGTTGTGACGTTACAGTTATCAGATCAGTTTCCAGATATAGTTCGCTGCCATTTTCGTCAGTTACTTGCAATGATACGCTGTAAATTCCTTCTTCCTCGTAAATATGAACTGGATATTGCTCATTACTATCTATAATACCGTCATTCTCGAAATCCCATTGCCACTCTACTATCTCTCCAGTAGAATAGTCCTGAAACTGCAGCGGACTTCCAGCACACACATTATCTTCCTCCACATAAAAATAAGCATGCAAAGGAGCCGGAATTTCACTTTCACGATAACCCCTGTCTGGACGCAAGCCATTATAATCCTCTATATTAAAGCTGATGCCCTCATAATGTTCCAATGTAAAACTTCCTACATCTTCCTGATATTCAAATTCTGATATACCGGTGTCAATACAAGGTGAGCCAGCACCTAAACTGTAATCTCCTGATAACTGGCAGTCCCAATCTGTATTCAGCATCACATCTTCTTCAGCCGCTATTTCATAATCCAAGACACAGGCTGCATACCTGAAATGTGACCAGGCAATAGGTACAGCAGGGACTCCATTATTAGCTACTATGCAATTAGCCAGAAATGTAAATGATATCTGTCTGCAAAAAAGCGAGCCCATTTCGTTTGTATTACCGGCAATAGTACAATTCCTCAATAAACAAAAAGATTCGTTATCCAGCTCAAAGGCGTATCTCTCTGCTCCATAGCTTTCTGCGATCAGGCAATTATCCAGCTCCGCAAAAACTACTCCTTCGATATGTGCTCCGCAATAATTACCCACAAATTCGCAATTTTCTATAAAGGGGCTGCAATGATAGTAAATTGCCAGACCCATATATGCCTGCGTTACTCGGCAATTCAATACTTGAGCATCTGAATTTGTTATATATATACCAGTGCCCCATTCTGCTCCAGTTCCTGTTACTACAATATCACTTATAACCGGCTCCCCACCGTGTAAACTTATCCCACCTCCCTGCTCGATATAAATATGGCAATGCTCTATACGCGGATTTGTTCCACCTGAATAATATATCCCCACCCCACCTTCAACAGACATATTTCTAAGGGAAAATCCGCTAAATATTGTATTATCCGTTTCCAGATTTTCTATGAGCACTACATTCTCCAGAATATCTTCTCCATCTATGATCGTACTACTGATAAAAGATGTATCCTGGGTAGTAAAATACCAGGAAGCCACTAAAATCTCCTTCTCCAGAAAATCGATCCCTTCATAATATATCCCCGGTGCCACTAATACCGTGTCACTATCACTTGCCACCTCGATCCCTGATTGTATTGATGTGTAATCTCCACTGCCGTCTACAGCAATATCAATAATATCACCATAAACAATTACTGATATTAAAAGAAAAAAAGCCCCAATCAAAATTGTCATTAGCTTCATATCGCACCTCCACAAAGTATCTATATTGACTTAAAATCAAATGCCTAACTGGCTAACAATTAGTTATATTGGATTAATAACTGTCAATATTTAATTTGGAATATAAATCATTTATATACAAATAGTTTTAGTAAGTTTATTCTCAATAAGGAAAAAATGAATTTTTTACAAATATACAAATAGCTTGAAAATGCGTATTAAATTGCATCTTCATACCCCATTGATTCTATTAAGAATATATATTAATTAGCTCATTATTAAAATGAACTACCCCGGGGCAAGCCCCGAAGTATCATTAGGAAAGAGTTTGAATGAAAACCCAGGTTTTCAAACTTTCCTGTTTACCCCGACGCAAGCGTCGAGGAATTCTTTTGATTAAATTGAAGATAAATCAAAAAAAAGAGAAAATATTTTGTTGATAATTTAAATCGGAGTATAAAACTGCACTAAATTTTAAATACTATACAGGTGAACATATTTTATTTATTGCGTTATTCTTATCTAACTATAACTAAACAAGTTAGTTGTATAGTGGCTGTAATCGAAACAATTAAGTAAATTTAATTGCACTTTTCAATGATTTACTATAATAAAATATTGCCTACTATCAAACAATCTAAGCAGAGAAAAAATATAACATAAAATACATTTTTTTTGCGTGGTGTTGTCACACTTTGCATTTTTTCCGGACTATATATATAGAGAGAGTAAAATTCTTTTTGTTTTAATTCAATTGTAAGGATTTTTTATGATGTTAATTTTGAGTGCTTTAATTTGTAAAATTTCTGAAAGGCAGAAACTTAATTTGATAATCCTACCGATGTCAAATAGGGATTCTTGAGCTGACAGATAAATTTATGATTATTAATTATGAATAAGAGATTTGTACTATGTTGTCAAGTAGCCTCTTTAAAAAAAATGGAATTTGTACAATTTCACTTTCGATAGCTAAAACCTCCAATAATCAATTATTTTATAAAAAAACAAAATTTGGAGGATCTTAATGGCTAAGATATATTTTCTGATAATACTATTAATCAGTTCTACATTTTTAGTAGCTGAGTGCGAATTTATGGGGTTGATTTCACGGGCAGGGCAGAGCGTTTCCTGGGAAGAAGATGACCTCGGATCTACATGGTCTAATCCGGAAGATCCTTATGATTTTTTTGATTTCTTATATGAGCATTCGAATAATGAAATATCAATTAATCCTGATGGATATGGGGTTATCTGCTATGATGAAGATGGATTTATGCCACCCATAGACTATCCTGTTGTTTCTGGAGTATCTCAATATAACATTATCAATTTTAGTAATCTACCCTATGGATATGCTTGGTACAAAATTTCAGACCAAAGTGAAGATAATGGATGGATCGAAAAGGTAAATGATGAATATACCCAATCTTTCGGAGATGCCTATGACTTTATACTCGATAATCAAGATGAATTAAGTCTTGTCTTAGGCCATGTGCGAAATGGATTTACCGGAATCGGCAGTCATCCTTTCACCTATCAGATTCCTGAGAGATATTGCAGTAAAACATACTCATTTATTCATAATGGCTTAATCTGTGATGATTTCAAAGATGATTGTTATGATTATGCCTCTGTTAATTTTACTGATTTCGGTTCTCAATGGTGTGGTATTGAACCTTACCACACCTATCCAAATGATGAAACCTGGATTGACAGTGAGCTATTATTTCTATATGTCATGGCATACATTGAGGAAGCAGATTATAATGTACTTGAGGGTTTACATAATGCCTTAAGCAGTAATATGGCTACACCATACTTAGTGAATAACAATTCATCTAATAAAGTAAACTTCATCTTTTCTGATGGCGAAAATATGTATCTGTTCTGTAATTACAAAGATACCGATATTATTGACCCTGAATATGTACTTTATTACAAAGATTTTGAAAAGTATTATGGAGTAATAACAGCAAAACCTACCGGTGATCTGGAAACCTGGAATGCTTTGAATGAAAACGAGCTGGTAGTTTTATCAAGATATGGGGAAACAAGGTTAACAGACTTTATGAATGTGCCTTCCGATTACGCCTTCGTTGATGGGGAACTTGACCTGACATCGATTACTGATCATACATTTATTAGTGGTGATTCTCAGATAACAGGTCAGCAGACCCTTAGCGATATACTGCAGTTTGCCGGGCATTATGAATTGGAGATTACTGGTAGTCTCAATATTTCATCAGGTGGCAATCTTTCCCTTAATCACGGTGCTATTGTTGATGTACATGGCTTAGATTCAAGACTCTTTTTAGGGGATGGTGCAATTGTTGAAGGCTGTGTACCCAGACGTCCCCAGTCAAGTTATATAGGCTTAAGTTCTGCGGAAGGTGTACATGGTGACTATATCATCGCTCAGGCTGGCGGTATTATTACTACTCAGGCAAGCAATGATTATAATCAAAATGATTTAGTAGTTGATATAAAAGCTAATGATAATTATATTTCCTGGGATGGAATTTACATCAAAGATCCCTGGACAATTGATTTTATCGCAAGTGACCATAACAAAATATCATTCACTAACTGTGAGTTTGATGGTATGGATAATCTCCAAATTTATGATAGCCCCTATGTTACACAAGATTGGGAGCCTCGAACCGTGCATTTTTATACTTCCAATTTCAGAAATGGTAATCAGGTCTCTAT
This Candidatus Stygibacter australis DNA region includes the following protein-coding sequences:
- a CDS encoding right-handed parallel beta-helix repeat-containing protein, translating into MKRIAIIIWVLCILLSGVVYCNIIDIAKDGSGEFVSIQAGIEVANNGDTLLVAPGTYLEGIDFLEKEILVASWFFTTEDTSFISSTIIDGEGILENVVIIQNLETENLVFSGFSIRNMTPEGGVGISCHGGTSPRIEHCHIMIEQARGIEVIGVDPVISDIAVTGNGMEWSIGIFITNSDAHVLNCNVTQAYRGLAVYYHSNPLIENCEFVGNYSGAHIDGVTFAELNNCLFAENYGLFHSTFKLDGESFCLLRNCTIANNTNGGGSLFCTQLSFTFLVNCIVANDGVPAETVDWSHYRYAACSLDYEIAAEEDVMLNTDWDCQLAEDYSLGVGSPGIDTGLAEFEYQEDVGWLPVEHYGGISFSIEDYNGLRPDRGYHESEISAPLHAYFYVEEDNVCAGSPLQFQDYSTGEIVEWQWDFENDGIIDSYEQYPIHIY
- a CDS encoding right-handed parallel beta-helix repeat-containing protein, which gives rise to MQVTDENGSELHLEADLITVTSQRVHNITQNTWHSEISQGMNYAEASDTLIIHPGIYQETLDFHGKPLYLRSLYYQTGNESYIDSTIIELLSRIIIDDEINWFEITGFRIRNCPEAVMWIEDGANGRISHCLFENNVGYPSCDGGVFYIRDAGEIEIDHCQIRENDYVYGGFINVVYDSYVKVSNTEITNNTGSNCESAIRCGMNSFLQVSNCTISDNEGWGIKLNGCELVLLNTIIYNCEEEAIYDGNSVDYLIFNCNIEDFEDSYVYDSLEDDEYGYVIETEPGFIDPEISDYSLSDSSPCINVGTAYFEYDGIVYLDLDESEYHDFAPDIGA
- a CDS encoding T9SS type A sorting domain-containing protein — encoded protein: MAKIYFLIILLISSTFLVAECEFMGLISRAGQSVSWEEDDLGSTWSNPEDPYDFFDFLYEHSNNEISINPDGYGVICYDEDGFMPPIDYPVVSGVSQYNIINFSNLPYGYAWYKISDQSEDNGWIEKVNDEYTQSFGDAYDFILDNQDELSLVLGHVRNGFTGIGSHPFTYQIPERYCSKTYSFIHNGLICDDFKDDCYDYASVNFTDFGSQWCGIEPYHTYPNDETWIDSELLFLYVMAYIEEADYNVLEGLHNALSSNMATPYLVNNNSSNKVNFIFSDGENMYLFCNYKDTDIIDPEYVLYYKDFEKYYGVITAKPTGDLETWNALNENELVVLSRYGETRLTDFMNVPSDYAFVDGELDLTSITDHTFISGDSQITGQQTLSDILQFAGHYELEITGSLNISSGGNLSLNHGAIVDVHGLDSRLFLGDGAIVEGCVPRRPQSSYIGLSSAEGVHGDYIIAQAGGIITTQASNDYNQNDLVVDIKANDNYISWDGIYIKDPWTIDFIASDHNKISFTNCEFDGMDNLQIYDSPYVTQDWEPRTVHFYTSNFRNGNQVSIQDGHNLYIEGIDLENNPCEFTGNSRYAIASYHSQLNMINTVIGGNSNDANYHGVYLYDSAIGESSFEDCEVSYNNGTGFIFNCTYVGLFDNISSSYNELHGIYCHTGTRFIDDIQYNSFTNVELLQNEKAEFIAWEPESFRMGNGHPITLTPYETEYPILVNLFWEDGDGPVDIRGTDLVSDDVQYLLPADPDAWIVNENYNLSDEAILLSNAALEIAGEDYDEAEIILKDVIVVYPDSKEAASAVYYLYQLTGMTTQDYAALITYLQSIYFQEGSELAKAVKAVIAKSFMKEELYLQAIATIEDLIASLEDEDEIISALIDEGYYYLQLAESGIRDLPEECSLKVNSFTEYQNKAFELQNQMSNFKAYDYLTNVQKPSQLLSNNYPNPFNPSTTIQYVLPVNSHLELAIYNIKGQKINTLVNEYCQSGAHSIVWNGNDASGSPVASGLYFYRLKTDTETNSGKLMLLK
- a CDS encoding right-handed parallel beta-helix repeat-containing protein is translated as MKLMTILIGAFFLLISVIVYGDIIDIAVDGSGDYTSIQSGIEVASDSDTVLVAPGIYYEGIDFLEKEILVASWYFTTQDTSFISSTIIDGEDILENVVLIENLETDNTIFSGFSLRNMSVEGGVGIYYSGGTNPRIEHCHIYIEQGGGISLHGGEPVISDIVVTGTGAEWGTGIYITNSDAQVLNCRVTQAYMGLAIYYHCSPFIENCEFVGNYCGAHIEGVVFAELDNCLIAESYGAERYAFELDNESFCLLRNCTIAGNTNEMGSLFCRQISFTFLANCIVANNGVPAVPIAWSHFRYAACVLDYEIAAEEDVMLNTDWDCQLSGDYSLGAGSPCIDTGISEFEYQEDVGSFTLEHYEGISFNIEDYNGLRPDRGYRESEIPAPLHAYFYVEEDNVCAGSPLQFQDYSTGEIVEWQWDFENDGIIDSNEQYPVHIYEEEGIYSVSLQVTDENGSELYLETDLITVTSQRVHNISQNTWHSEISQGMNYAEAGDTLIIHPGIYQEVLDFQGKPLYLRSLYSETGDESYIDSTIIEPLSRIIIDDEINWFEITGFRIRNCPEAVMWIRDGANGRISHCLFENNGGYFATDGGVFYIRDAGEIEIDHCQIRENEYTYGEFINVVSDSQVKVSNTEITQNTGINCESAIKCGSSSFLQITNCTIADNEGWGIRMNNCELVLLNTIIYNCEDDAIFNDYGTDFLIFNCDIEDFEDLSVYGLLDDDEYGYVIETEPGFVDPEVFDYTLTDSSACINAGTAYFEYDGTIYLNLDESEYHGFAPDIGAYENTNVENDEEDIAPVRMNMINYPNPFNPVTTIKFTLPASDIVTLNIYNIKGQLVKQLLNEKLKSGCHEISWEGINESGNACTSGLYFLRLQNSYDQINRRILLLK